A window of the Chrysemys picta bellii isolate R12L10 chromosome 24, ASM1138683v2, whole genome shotgun sequence genome harbors these coding sequences:
- the MED24 gene encoding mediator of RNA polymerase II transcription subunit 24 isoform X5 produces MKVVNLKQAILQAWKERWSDYQWAINMKKFFPKGATWDILNLAEALLEQAMIGPSPNPLILSYLKYAISSQMVSYSTVLTAISKFDDFSRDLCVQSLLEIMDMFCDRLSCHGKAEECIGLCRALMSALNWMLRCAAFYTEKFKEMLDQAAAENQLKMCLERLEKILGSTKNRALIHIGKLEETSSWSTIEQSLIKLGENLSNLSHPQLRSQADECISLVKSIPTMLLAHSEQLNKTGFPTVHAVVLLEGTMNLTGETQPLVEQLMMVKRMQRIPSPLFVLEIWKACFVGLIESPEGTEELKWTAFTFLKIPQVLVKLKKYPQGEKDFTEDVNCAFEFLLKLTPLLDKADQRCNCDCTSLLLQECSKQGLLSEAHMTNLVAKRTADREHAPRLKSAENANIQPNPGLILRAEPTVTNILKTMDADHSKSPEGLLGVLGHMLSGKSLDLLLAAAAATGKLKSFARKFIKLNEFTKHISGEGSKAASVRALLFDISFLMLCHVAQTYGSEVILSESSPTGEVPFFETWMQTCMPEEGKILNPDHPCFRPDSTKVESLVALLNSSSEMKLVYQNPASAEGQRCGLPVGPMLPPVLDLPLWAAAVMKITDNIKGKVCSMAVCTMAWLVAHVRMLGLDERDKSLQMIRQLATSLQSENTLQFYNERVVIMSSILERMCADVLQQTATQIRFPSTGTDPIPYWNLLPPKKPIKEVLTGVFTKVLEKGWVDSRSIHIFDTLLHMGGVYWFCNNLVKELLKETRKEHTLRAVELLYAIFCLDMQQLTLSLLGHILPSLLTDSSKWHTLMDPPGKALANSRCVPFP; encoded by the exons AAGCTCTTCTTGAACAGGCCATGATTGGCCCATCGCCCAACCCACTGATCTTGTCCTATCTGAAATATGCAATCAGTTCCCAG atggtGTCTTATTCCACCGTCCTGACGGCCATCAGTAAG TTCGATGACTTCTCCCGAGATCTCTGCGTCCAGTCCCTGCTGGAGATCATGGATATGTTTTGTGATCGGCTCAG CTGCCATGGCAAAGCGGAGGAGTGCATTGGCCTATGCCGGGCCCTGATGAGCGCCCTCAACTGGATGCTGCGCTGCGCGGCCTTCTATACGGAGAAGTTCAAAGAGATGCTGGACCAGGCGGCTGCTGAGAACCAGCTGAAAATGTGCCTGGAGCGGCTGGAGAAGATCCTGGGGAGCACCAAAAACCGGGCCCTGATTCACATCGGCAAGCTGGAAGAGACGT CTTCGTGGAGCACCATAGAGCAGTCGCTGATCAAACTGGGGGAGAATCTGAGCAACCTCAGCCACCCCCAGCTGCGCAGCCAGGCAGACGAGTGCATTTCCCTGGTCAAGAG CATACCCACCATGCTCTTAGCCCACTCCGAGCAGCTGAACAAAACCGGCTTCCCCACCGTGCATGCCGTGGTGCTGCTGGAAGGAACCATGAACCTCACGGGAGAGACCCAGCCTCTCGTGGAACAGCTGATGATGGTGAAGCGGATGCAG CGCATTCCTTCACCGCTGTTTGTGCTGGAGATCTGGAAAGCCTGCTTCGTGGGCCTGATCGAGTCCCCGGAGGGGACGGAGGAGCTGAAATGGACGGCCTTCACCTTCCTTAAG ATCCCTCAGGTTCTGGTTAAACTAAAGAAATATCCCCAGGGAGAGAAG GATTTCACCGAGGACGTGAATTGTGCCTTTGAGTTCCTGCTGAAACTCACCCCTCTGCTGGACAAAGCTGATCAGCGATGCAA CTGTGACTGTACCAGTCTGCTCCTGCAGGAGTGTAGCAAGCAGGGGCTGCTGTCTGAGGCCCACATGACCAACCTGGTCGCCAAACG GACGGCCGACCGGGAGCATGCGCCACGCTTGAAATCGGCAGAGAATGCCAACATCCAGCCCAACCCGGGGCTCATCCTGAGAGCCGAGCCCACTGTCACCAACATCCTCAAG ACCATGGATGCAGATCACTCCAAATCCCCCGAGGGGCTACTCGGTGTCTTGGGCCACATGCTCTCTGGGAAGAGCCTGGATCTGCTGTTGGCAGCTGCGGCAGCGACGGGGAAGCTGAAATCTTTTGCTCGGAAGTTCATCAA GCTGAATGAATTTACCAAGCACATCAGCGGAGAAGGCT CCAAAGCTGCCTCCGTCAGGGCCCTGCTGTTCGACATTTCCTTCCTCATGCTGTGCCACGTCGCCCAGACCTACGGCTCTGAG GTGATCCTCTCCGAGTCCAGCCCCACTGGGGAGGTGCCGTTCTTTGAGACCTGGATGCAGACCTGCATGCCGGAGGAGGGGAAAATCCTCAACCCAGATCATCCCTGCTTCCGGCCCGACTCGACCAAGGTGGAATCACTGGTCGCTCTGCTGAACAGCTCCTCGGAAATGAAGCTGGT CTACCAGAACCCAGCCTCGGCGGAGGGCCAGCGGTGTGGCTTGCCCGTGGGACCCATGCTGCCGCCAGTACTTGACTTGCCTCTTTGGGCTGCTGCGGTCATG AAAATCACGGATAACATCAAAGGGAAGGTGTGCAGCATGGCTGTGTGCACCATGGCCTGGCTGGTGGCCCACGTCCGCATGCTGGGCTTGGATGAGCGAGACAAGTCGCTGCAGATGATCCGGCAGCTGGCCACGTCCCTGCAAAGCGAGAACACACTGCAGTTCTACAACGAGCG CGTGGTGATAATGAGCTCCATCCTGGAGCGCATGTGCGCCGACGTCCTGCAGCAGACGGCGACGCAGATCCGATTCCCCTCCACGGGGACGGACCCCATCCCTTACTGGAACCTGCTGCCCCCTAAGAAGCCCATCAAGGAGGTCCTGACAGGCGTGTTCACCAAGGTGCTGGAGAAGGGCTGGGTCGACAGTCGCTCCATTCACATCTTCGACACGCTGCTGCACATGGGGGGCGTCTACTGGTTCTGCAACAACCTGGTCAAG GAGCTGCTGAAGGAAACCCGCAAGGAGCACACGCTGCGGGCCGTGGAGCTCCTCTACGCCATCTTCTGCTTGGACATGCAGCAGCTGACGTTATCCCTGCTCGGCCACATCCTGCCCAGCCTGCTGACCGATTCCTCCAAGTGGCACACCCTGATGGACCCGCCTGGCAAGGCCCTTGCCAA TTCACGCTGCGTTCCTTTCCCGTGA